A stretch of DNA from Gimesia chilikensis:
GAAGTACATCGAGTTGAAAGGGAATGCGATCAGCCTGTACGGCCAGGCGGGAGAAGCCCATTTCGATGGTCGACTGAAAGTTGATCTGTTTTCCCAGCTGACCCGCAGGCAGCTGCCTCTACCGGCGATTACCCAGCTGATCGGGCATGCAACCAGTGGCTGGATCCGGGTGGAACTGCGGGGCACGACATCGAATCCGATTGTGGATATCAAGTCGAACCCGCTGCTCGATGGCTCCCTGAAGACATTTCTGAATAACGTCATGCGAGGCGGGCCGACGAATAATAATAACGCGACGAATCGCTGGCCCCGTGGGTCTCAGGGCGGTGTGGGTTCGATCCGGCAAAATTTCCCCTTGCCGTTCGCTCAATAGATTCGTTTTGACTACCTGCGGTCCGAGCGATTCCAGCGTTTTTTCGCTTCCTCTTCGAGCTCTTCTGCTTTCTGCCTGGAACGTTTCTTCCAGTTTTTCAGAATAAGAGTTAGCACAATCATCACTGCGAGATATGCTCCCAGGATTTTGAGCAGCCAGATGAGTAATCCGGTGGCGATCTCATTCATGTTGGGGAAGACTCGCGAATTTGGCTGTCGAACTCGTCCAGCAGAAACAGTGAGAGAGTGTACAAGACGTTTTGTCTGTTACTCTAAACTGGTCATCGCGCTGATTTCAAGCTGTTTTCCGGATAAGGAAAAGCCAAAAGAAGACAAGAGGTCCGGGAGTGGGAATTTACCATTCGTATTGGTTAAATTGACACAAACCGTAACCTTGATCTGATCGGCATTAGGAGCTGGTCCGACAGGAGAGCAGGGGATGTCTGAATTGCCAATTGTCTGTGTGAGAGCGGCACTTCCATCCTCTATGGAGACCAGTACATCCCCCTGATTGGAAGCAGCCGGCTGCGATCCGACAGCCAATGTTAATGAATTGAGGGCGACATAGTCCTGAATCAGATTTCCGACAGCCGTGGTTGTTGAACCGACCTGGGCAGCCTTTCGAGCACCCTCAATCGTGGCTGTAGTGATGGTTTGCTGTAACATGGCATAAAAGCCGAACTCAAGAATTGCCAGAGAGAGGATCAGGATGATCGGAAATGCGAGGATGAACTCCAGCAGCACCGAGCCCCGGCGGCTTTTAGAGTAATGTAGCCGGTAAGCTCGATCTGTTTTCCGGGTTGAGATCTCACTGTGATTCATCTGACGTACTTTGTATTGGGCAAAGTGTTAACGAATGGAGACATTCGCTTGGCGCTTGCTAAGTATGGTTATCAATGTTCATGTCAGTTATCGTTGGACTGACATTTGTTTTTGTTTAAAACAACTCAAATTCTGCAAGCTCCGCTGTTTCTCTGGTGAATCCAGGGAGATGTGCAATCACTAAGTACAAGGGAACGCAAATTGCTTGCCAAACTAATAATGCAACGTCAAGTTTGCTGACAGATCTTACTGATGTAAAATGAACTGATATTGGTGTCGCACTGTGTATAAGAACAGTAAACATACAAGGGTCCGCGAGAAGCAACGTTCCGGTGCTGTCGTGCTGGAACTGATACTGACCGCTCCTGCGTTTCTGATCATCATGCTGTCAATCGTGCAGATCTCATTGATTTACACAGCGATTGAGCAAACTGCGTTTGCCAGTCGGTATGCAGCGAAAATTGCTTCTGAAACGGCTTCAGGTTCGCTGGCTGCGTTAAATACAGGACCGAATGGCCCCCTGAAGACAGGCGTTGACAATATCCTCTACACCGGAGGACTTCCTGATGGGAGTTGCCGGGTGATTCTGGAGTATAACGTAGATACAGAGGAGGGGATTGAACTCACCGTTGCTGACCCAACACCAGCGGCGGCAAATTGTGATTGTGACCCACCCGCGACAGCTTTGCCTGCAGTCGCAGGTACATCGTTGGATCAATCGGTAAGAACAACCGTTTGTGTGCGACTAGGCAACAACATTCCCGACTTCCTGTCCAGTCTGGGTTTCTCTACTCAGAATTATATAGTTGAAGAATCTACGACCTACATGCATGAGTTATGATTGTGGTCCACTCGACACTGGCAGCATAACAGCATTCCCAAAATACTGATTGAGTTCCGATGCAGAGTATT
This window harbors:
- a CDS encoding TadE/TadG family type IV pilus assembly protein, whose protein sequence is MYKNSKHTRVREKQRSGAVVLELILTAPAFLIIMLSIVQISLIYTAIEQTAFASRYAAKIASETASGSLAALNTGPNGPLKTGVDNILYTGGLPDGSCRVILEYNVDTEEGIELTVADPTPAAANCDCDPPATALPAVAGTSLDQSVRTTVCVRLGNNIPDFLSSLGFSTQNYIVEESTTYMHEL
- a CDS encoding TadE/TadG family type IV pilus assembly protein; this encodes MNHSEISTRKTDRAYRLHYSKSRRGSVLLEFILAFPIILILSLAILEFGFYAMLQQTITTATIEGARKAAQVGSTTTAVGNLIQDYVALNSLTLAVGSQPAASNQGDVLVSIEDGSAALTQTIGNSDIPCSPVGPAPNADQIKVTVCVNLTNTNGKFPLPDLLSSFGFSLSGKQLEISAMTSLE